From Planococcus halocryophilus, the proteins below share one genomic window:
- the fabG gene encoding 3-oxoacyl-[acyl-carrier-protein] reductase, with protein MNKLAGKTAIITGGSRGIGAEIARKFAADGAKVVVNYSGSQEKAEAVVADIEANGGTAIAVKANVADAESVKAMVDETMKTFGSVDILVNNAGITRDNLMMRMKDDEWDDVININLKGVFICTKAVTRQMMKQRSGRIVNIASIVGVMGNAGQANYVAAKAGVIGLTKTTARELASRGITANAVAPGFITTDMTGKLSEDVQKAMMGQIPLGRFGAPEDVAKAALFLASDDASYMTGQTLHLDGGMVM; from the coding sequence ATGAATAAACTTGCAGGGAAAACAGCGATCATTACTGGCGGATCTCGTGGAATTGGAGCAGAAATAGCTCGGAAATTTGCGGCAGACGGTGCAAAAGTAGTTGTCAATTATAGTGGTAGTCAAGAAAAAGCAGAAGCGGTAGTTGCGGATATCGAGGCAAATGGCGGCACTGCAATTGCGGTGAAAGCCAATGTAGCGGATGCTGAATCGGTTAAAGCAATGGTTGATGAAACGATGAAAACGTTTGGTTCTGTTGATATTTTAGTAAATAATGCAGGCATCACACGGGATAATTTGATGATGCGCATGAAAGATGATGAATGGGACGATGTCATCAACATCAACTTAAAAGGTGTGTTTATTTGCACAAAAGCAGTAACGCGCCAAATGATGAAACAGCGTTCTGGACGAATAGTCAATATCGCATCAATCGTAGGCGTGATGGGCAATGCTGGACAAGCAAACTATGTTGCAGCAAAAGCGGGTGTTATCGGCTTAACAAAAACGACAGCGCGTGAACTAGCGAGTCGTGGAATTACAGCGAATGCTGTGGCTCCTGGCTTTATCACGACCGATATGACCGGAAAATTGAGTGAAGACGTTCAAAAAGCGATGATGGGACAAATTCCATTAGGCCGTTTTGGTGCACCAGAAGATGTTGCAAAAGCTGCGCTGTTCTTAGCTTCGGACGATGCATCATATATGACGGGGCAAACGCTTCATCTTGATGGCGGCATGGTCATGTAG
- the fapR gene encoding transcription factor FapR, whose amino-acid sequence MKRPKKQRQQALKDSIKENPFVTDEELSVTFNVSVQTIRLDRMELAIPELRERIKHVAVKTFEDEVKSLPIDEVIGEIIDIELDKKAISIFDVKPEHVFQRNQIARGHHLFAQANSLAVAVMNEELALTVKSELQFLRPVTAGQRIVAKAEVIDSHPEKNRAFVKVTSSVEQQTVFIGTFEMYRMTEQSEGDVK is encoded by the coding sequence GTGAAAAGACCAAAAAAACAGCGACAACAAGCGTTAAAAGACTCGATTAAAGAAAATCCTTTTGTGACTGATGAAGAACTATCGGTGACATTTAACGTGAGTGTGCAAACAATTCGACTAGACCGAATGGAACTTGCCATTCCGGAATTGAGAGAGCGCATTAAACATGTTGCTGTAAAAACGTTTGAAGACGAAGTGAAATCATTGCCAATCGATGAAGTGATTGGTGAGATCATTGATATTGAATTAGATAAAAAAGCAATTTCAATTTTCGATGTGAAACCAGAGCATGTTTTTCAGCGCAACCAAATTGCCAGAGGCCATCATTTATTTGCACAAGCTAACTCGTTAGCGGTAGCAGTAATGAATGAAGAATTGGCATTGACGGTAAAGTCGGAACTGCAATTTTTGCGGCCGGTAACTGCTGGGCAACGGATTGTTGCAAAAGCGGAAGTGATTGACAGTCACCCTGAAAAAAACAGGGCGTTTGTAAAAGTTACTTCTTCTGTCGAACAACAAACGGTTTTTATTGGCACATTTGAAATGTATCGAATGACAGAACAAAGTGAAGGTGACGTAAAGTGA
- a CDS encoding acyl carrier protein gives MSTVLDRVTKVIVDRLGVEESEVKLEASFTGDLGADSLDVVELVMELEDEFDMEISDEDAENMTTVGDAVTYIEKKQ, from the coding sequence TTGTCAACAGTATTAGATAGAGTAACTAAAGTAATCGTGGATCGTCTAGGTGTAGAAGAAAGCGAAGTGAAACTTGAAGCTTCTTTCACAGGTGACCTAGGTGCAGATTCATTGGACGTAGTAGAACTTGTTATGGAACTTGAAGATGAGTTCGATATGGAAATTTCTGACGAAGACGCTGAAAACATGACTACAGTAGGCGACGCAGTAACGTATATCGAAAAGAAACAATAA
- the recG gene encoding ATP-dependent DNA helicase RecG encodes MGSNDSVATLKGVGKQAADTLREMKIETLHDLIMTFPYRHEDFQLKDLADTPHNERVTVEGRVESEPSVLFLGKNKSRTQVRVLVGRHLVKAIFFNQPYVKAKLHLGEIITVTGKWDRGRQVITVSSHTIGPRTNGADFEPVYSLKGSIHQKTFRKLMRQALDLVKEDIEDCLPKSLVDTYQLAPIQDALEWVHFPPDGEKVKQARRRFVYEELLVFQLKMQALRKKNREEEGGSFIDYDLEQLKKFIESLPFDLTAAQKRVVNEICKDMKEPFRMNRLLQGDVGSGKTVVAAIALYAAYTAGLQGALMAPTEILAEQHANTLEQWFRPFSMNIALLTGSVKGKKRQLILEQLAAGEIDLLIGTHALIQPEVRFDKLGLVITDEQHRFGVDQRRVLKDKGYNPDVLFMTATPIPRTLAISAFGEMDVSIIDEMPVGRKEIETYWMKKEMFGKIVGRMEKELAAGRQAYVICPLIEESDKLDYQNAVDLFQQLTMYFKDRFSVGLMHGRLHPDEKEQTMREFSEGQVDVLVSTTVVEVGVNVPNASFMLIYDAERFGLSQLHQLRGRVGRGSEQSYCVLLADPKTEIGKERMTTMTETNDGFVLAEKDLQLRGPGDFFGRKQSGIPEFKMADLIHDYRALEAARKDAEKLISSEEFWRAEDMACLRLQIERSGVLSGGRLD; translated from the coding sequence GTGGGCAGTAACGATTCCGTCGCCACATTAAAAGGGGTAGGCAAACAAGCAGCTGACACCTTGCGGGAAATGAAAATTGAAACGCTCCATGATTTAATCATGACATTTCCGTATCGCCATGAAGATTTTCAATTAAAAGATTTGGCAGATACACCTCATAATGAACGCGTTACAGTGGAGGGAAGGGTCGAAAGTGAACCTTCCGTCCTTTTTTTAGGTAAGAACAAATCGCGAACGCAAGTCCGTGTGCTGGTAGGACGTCATTTAGTAAAAGCGATTTTCTTTAATCAGCCGTATGTAAAAGCTAAATTGCATTTAGGGGAAATCATTACAGTGACTGGTAAATGGGATCGTGGAAGACAAGTAATTACCGTCTCTAGTCATACTATCGGCCCGCGTACAAATGGTGCGGATTTTGAACCGGTGTATAGCTTGAAAGGCAGTATTCATCAAAAAACTTTTCGCAAACTAATGCGCCAAGCGTTAGATTTAGTGAAAGAAGATATTGAAGATTGTTTACCAAAGTCGTTAGTTGATACGTATCAATTAGCGCCAATTCAAGATGCCTTAGAATGGGTTCATTTTCCACCAGATGGTGAAAAAGTGAAACAAGCACGGAGGCGTTTTGTTTATGAAGAATTATTGGTATTTCAGTTAAAAATGCAAGCCTTGCGTAAGAAGAACCGTGAAGAAGAAGGCGGTTCTTTTATCGACTATGACTTAGAGCAACTTAAGAAGTTTATCGAGTCTTTGCCATTTGATTTAACAGCCGCTCAAAAACGAGTGGTCAATGAAATTTGCAAAGATATGAAAGAGCCGTTCCGAATGAACCGACTTTTACAAGGGGATGTAGGATCCGGAAAAACGGTAGTAGCGGCAATTGCCTTATATGCTGCTTACACTGCTGGATTACAAGGTGCGTTAATGGCGCCTACTGAAATATTAGCGGAACAACATGCTAATACATTAGAACAATGGTTTCGACCGTTTTCAATGAATATCGCGCTTTTAACAGGATCGGTTAAAGGCAAGAAGCGTCAGTTAATATTGGAACAATTAGCGGCAGGCGAAATTGACTTGTTAATTGGGACTCATGCCTTAATCCAACCAGAAGTACGATTTGATAAATTAGGGCTCGTTATTACAGATGAGCAGCACCGCTTTGGAGTAGATCAGCGACGCGTGTTAAAAGACAAAGGCTATAATCCAGACGTCTTGTTTATGACAGCAACGCCAATTCCACGTACATTAGCGATTTCTGCTTTTGGTGAAATGGATGTTTCGATTATCGATGAAATGCCAGTTGGGCGAAAAGAAATTGAAACGTATTGGATGAAAAAAGAGATGTTTGGCAAAATTGTCGGGCGCATGGAAAAAGAGTTGGCAGCTGGCCGGCAAGCATATGTCATATGTCCGCTGATTGAGGAGTCAGATAAACTCGATTATCAAAACGCGGTAGATTTGTTTCAGCAACTAACGATGTATTTCAAAGATCGTTTCTCGGTGGGTTTGATGCATGGTCGTTTGCATCCTGACGAAAAAGAACAAACCATGCGTGAGTTTTCAGAAGGTCAAGTGGATGTGTTGGTATCCACAACCGTAGTAGAAGTTGGCGTGAACGTGCCAAACGCATCGTTTATGCTTATTTATGATGCAGAACGTTTTGGTTTGTCTCAGTTGCATCAATTGCGTGGACGTGTCGGGCGTGGCAGTGAGCAGTCTTATTGTGTGCTACTGGCAGATCCGAAAACAGAAATTGGTAAAGAGCGAATGACAACCATGACAGAAACGAACGACGGCTTTGTGTTAGCTGAAAAAGATTTGCAGTTGAGAGGACCGGGTGACTTTTTCGGTCGTAAGCAAAGTGGCATACCGGAATTTAAAATGGCGGATTTAATCCATGATTATCGTGCGCTTGAAGCAGCAAGAAAAGATGCTGAAAAACTAATTAGCAGCGAAGAATTTTGGCGCGCAGAAGACATGGCTTGCTTGCGTCTGCAAATTGAACGCTCAGGTGTATTATCAGGAGGAAGACTCGATTAG
- the fabD gene encoding ACP S-malonyltransferase translates to MKTKIAFIYPGQGSQTVGMGESFLTDDTSRNFFESANQALDLDLSKLMLEGPQEELTLTYHAQPALLTVSSMITERLIRAGIRPDYTAGHSLGEYSALVTSNVLEFPTAVNIVHKRGLFMNTAFPAGEGTMAAILGMESDELEKVTNEVTDTTGVVQLANLNCPGQIVISGTKAGVEQACIVAKERGAKRAIPLDVSGPFHSELMRSASQDLAKELSLSFLLDAKVPVISNVTAKAEKNATQIQDLLVRQLYSPVLWEQSVREMIDLGVTVFIEIGPGKVLSGLVKKIDRSVKTLPVYDLESFEKAVEELAK, encoded by the coding sequence ATGAAGACTAAGATTGCATTTATCTATCCAGGTCAAGGTTCGCAAACTGTTGGTATGGGCGAGAGCTTTTTAACAGACGACACGAGCCGTAATTTCTTTGAAAGTGCTAACCAAGCGCTTGATTTAGATTTATCTAAGTTAATGCTAGAAGGCCCACAAGAAGAGTTGACGTTAACGTATCATGCGCAACCAGCTCTTCTAACAGTTAGTTCGATGATTACAGAACGGTTGATTCGTGCAGGGATAAGACCGGATTATACAGCAGGTCATAGTCTTGGCGAATACAGCGCACTCGTAACTTCGAATGTGTTAGAATTTCCAACAGCGGTTAACATTGTACATAAGCGTGGATTATTTATGAATACGGCATTCCCAGCAGGAGAAGGGACTATGGCCGCTATTCTTGGTATGGAAAGCGATGAACTGGAAAAAGTAACAAATGAAGTAACAGATACGACAGGTGTTGTTCAGCTAGCGAATTTAAATTGTCCCGGACAAATTGTTATTTCAGGTACGAAAGCCGGAGTAGAGCAAGCGTGTATCGTTGCTAAAGAACGCGGAGCTAAGCGTGCCATTCCACTTGATGTGAGTGGGCCCTTCCATTCGGAATTAATGCGTTCAGCGTCACAAGATTTAGCAAAAGAACTTAGCTTGTCGTTCTTGTTAGATGCGAAAGTGCCAGTAATTTCAAACGTGACGGCAAAAGCGGAGAAAAATGCGACACAAATTCAAGATCTCCTTGTTCGTCAATTGTATTCTCCAGTGCTGTGGGAACAATCAGTACGCGAAATGATCGATCTTGGTGTCACGGTATTTATTGAAATTGGTCCAGGAAAAGTATTGAGTGGATTAGTGAAAAAAATTGACCGTTCAGTTAAAACTTTGCCTGTCTATGACTTGGAGTCATTTGAAAAAGCGGTAGAGGAGTTGGCGAAATGA
- the rnc gene encoding ribonuclease III: protein MAINRKTNHHKPGILKESAKAAFEQLQKELNITFNKPTLLYQAFTHSSYVNEHRRKQFTDNERLEFLGDAVLELSVSHYLYMKYPEMSEGELTKLRAAIVCEPSLVLFANELGFGKYILLGKGEELTGGRTRPALLADVFESYIGALYLDQGLEPVVAFLEMVLFPKVDIGAFSHVMDYKSQLQELVQQKNTGTLSYEIIDEIGPAHSRLFVTRVSLADRELGVGNGRSKKEAEQQAAQLAIRKLQEAAEE from the coding sequence ATGGCGATAAATAGAAAAACAAATCATCACAAGCCTGGCATCTTAAAAGAAAGCGCTAAAGCAGCATTTGAACAATTGCAAAAAGAGCTGAATATCACATTCAATAAGCCTACATTGCTGTATCAAGCTTTCACCCATTCATCTTATGTGAATGAGCATCGAAGAAAACAATTTACCGATAACGAACGCCTGGAATTTCTAGGAGATGCAGTACTGGAATTATCCGTTTCGCATTACCTATACATGAAATATCCTGAAATGAGCGAAGGCGAATTGACGAAGTTGCGTGCAGCCATCGTTTGTGAACCTTCACTGGTTTTATTTGCTAATGAACTCGGATTTGGCAAATACATCCTTTTGGGCAAAGGAGAAGAGTTGACTGGTGGCCGAACGCGTCCTGCGCTACTAGCTGATGTTTTCGAATCGTATATCGGTGCGCTTTATCTAGACCAAGGGTTAGAGCCTGTGGTTGCATTTTTGGAAATGGTGTTATTTCCAAAAGTAGATATCGGTGCTTTTTCGCATGTGATGGATTATAAGAGCCAATTGCAAGAATTGGTTCAGCAAAAGAATACAGGCACATTGAGTTATGAAATTATAGACGAAATCGGTCCGGCGCATAGCCGTCTATTTGTGACCCGTGTGTCTCTAGCAGATAGAGAACTTGGCGTTGGTAATGGCCGATCGAAAAAAGAAGCGGAACAGCAAGCAGCTCAGCTGGCAATCCGTAAATTGCAGGAAGCGGCGGAGGAGTAA
- the plsX gene encoding phosphate acyltransferase PlsX — translation MRIAVDAMGGDNAPKEIIAGVYKALEEFKDIEIQLYGHEDKMKEFLKEHDRLTIVHCEEVITSEDDPVRSVKRKKDASMVRMAQAVKDGNADGCVSAGNTGALMSAGLFIVGRIDGVDRPALAPTLPTIDSKGFVMLDLGANAEAKPEHLVQYAIMGSIYAEKVRGIKNPTVGLLNIGTEEKKGNDLTKAAFPLLKEAPVNFIGNVESRDLLNGVADVVVTDGFTGNMVLKTIEGTAMNVFAMMKDVFMSSAKTKVAAFLVKDDLKGLKGMLDYSEYGGAGLFGLKAPVIKAHGSSNANALFNAIRQTRTMVEFDVTGTIYSTLKKETLHED, via the coding sequence GTGAGAATAGCAGTAGATGCAATGGGTGGAGACAATGCCCCAAAAGAAATTATCGCGGGTGTGTACAAAGCGTTAGAAGAATTTAAGGATATTGAAATTCAATTGTATGGTCATGAAGATAAAATGAAAGAATTTCTGAAGGAACATGATCGTTTAACAATCGTCCATTGTGAAGAAGTGATTACATCAGAAGATGATCCTGTCCGATCGGTTAAGCGGAAAAAAGATGCCTCAATGGTTCGAATGGCGCAAGCAGTAAAAGACGGGAATGCGGATGGTTGTGTATCTGCTGGTAATACAGGAGCGCTTATGTCAGCGGGATTGTTTATTGTCGGTCGTATCGACGGTGTAGATCGCCCAGCGTTAGCTCCGACATTGCCAACAATTGATAGCAAAGGGTTTGTTATGCTTGATTTAGGTGCAAATGCTGAAGCTAAGCCAGAACATCTTGTGCAATATGCGATCATGGGCAGCATTTATGCTGAAAAAGTTCGTGGCATTAAGAATCCGACAGTTGGGTTGTTGAATATCGGAACTGAAGAGAAAAAAGGCAATGATTTAACAAAAGCTGCTTTTCCATTATTAAAAGAAGCCCCAGTTAATTTTATTGGCAACGTGGAGTCACGGGATTTATTAAATGGCGTGGCGGACGTAGTTGTAACCGATGGCTTTACCGGAAATATGGTGTTAAAAACCATTGAAGGCACCGCAATGAACGTTTTTGCGATGATGAAAGATGTCTTTATGAGCTCGGCTAAAACAAAAGTTGCAGCTTTTCTTGTGAAAGATGACTTGAAAGGGTTAAAAGGCATGTTGGATTACAGTGAATATGGCGGTGCTGGACTATTCGGCTTAAAAGCACCTGTGATAAAAGCACACGGCTCATCAAATGCTAATGCCTTATTCAATGCGATACGCCAAACGCGTACGATGGTTGAATTTGATGTAACGGGCACAATTTATAGTACGTTGAAAAAGGAGACATTACATGAAGACTAA